From the genome of Setaria viridis chromosome 1, Setaria_viridis_v4.0, whole genome shotgun sequence:
ACCGCAAGAAGCGCGGTCACGTGTCTGCGGGGCACGGCCGCATCGGCAAGCACCGAAAGCACCCTGGAGGTCGCGGTAACGCCGGTGGCATGCACCACCACCGGATCCTCTTCGACAAGTACCACCCGGGCTACTTCGGCAAGGTCGGCATGCGCTACTTCCACAAGCTCCGCAACAAGTTCTACTGCCCGTCGGTCAACGTCGAGCGGCTCTGGTCGATGGTGCCCGCTGACAAggccgcggaggccggcggcgacaaGGCCCCGCTGGTGGACGTGACGCAGTTCGGCTACTTCAAGGTGCTCGGCAAGGGGATGTTGCCGCCCAAGCCCATCGTCGTCAAGGCCAAGCTCATCTCCAAGGTCGCGGAGAAGAAGATCaaggcagccggcggcgccgtcgtgctCACCGCATAGGTCTTTTTACATCTTGTTTCATCTTTTTGTCTGCGCTAAGAGAACTTCTAAATTTGTTGTGGATCCTGCGTTGTGAGACAGCGTCACATGAGTTATGAAACCCCGGTTTTGTGCACTTATAACGGATGCCAGTTCATTTCCTTGAGATGTTTGTGATATATCATTGCTTGAGATCTCTTACTGCTAGCCGTGATTAATTTCAGTGTCGTACTGCTGATTGAACGATGTTAATCTTGTCATTTGTTTGATACGTCTAAGTCTGTAATATTGGGTAGGCAATGTTTTGTTCTGCAACCTTGACGTCCCAAGGAAAAGAGCTAACGTTTTCAGTCTGTTTATGGCACCTCATAAGTTGTTTTGAGCCCTAGCTCCTAGTTCTTGCTAGTGTGTTCTAGCATCCATAAGTTGTGGATGATCTGCTGGATTGTGAATTCTTTGGTGCACGTCTGTTTATGGTGCATCATGTTTCAAGATGGCATGTCATTTATAATTTGTTTCCCACAAGTTGTTCATATGATGCCATCTTGTGCTGTTGCATTTGTAATTTGCTTCCTACAAGTTGTTTCATATGATGCGCCATATTTTTTGATGTTGCTTTTTGATTATGCTGTGGGCCTGTGGCCATAGATGAGGCATATTCATTCATGAAGTTGTTCAATTTTCTGCTTTGGCACTCTGTGGGTTGTTTGCGTCATGATAATCATAAATTCTTTGGTGATCCATGTGTTTGCGTCATGATAATCAGAAATTCTTGGGTgatccattttcttttttttggttgGATAAAGTCTGTTTAGCTGAGGCTCATCCACTCTGAAAGACTTGGGTGGTTGTGAGCTGTGTTGATCGTGCCGCTGTTTATGTTGTTATTTTCAGAAATTCTTCTTTCCTGTATTTTCTCGATCATGTATGCTCGAGACAGCTTTCCATTTGCAAATTGTTTCACATTGGCTGTTTCATACAATGCTTTCTTAGTTATGATGGTGCTTCTTTATTATGCCGCAGAGTCATAGATGAGGCACGTCTGCTATGAAAGTTCTCCTTTTTTCTGCTTTTGTAACTGTGGGCTGTTTATGTCATGACCATAGGGGAAAATCTACAGTGACCATGGTTATTTGGAATTTGGATTGGATAACCTTTTCAGCTGAGGCATATGTACTCTGAAAACATTGGTGGTGAGCTGTGTCAATCATGGTTTGTTAGCATTGCTCTAAATTTTGGTGAGTCGTGGACCCTGGTTCTGCAATTTACGAGAGGGCTTCGTTGATGTTTTCCTTTGGTAAAATacacgtttttcttttttcctgagCTCGTCCTTTAACTTTCAGATCGTCCTTTAACTTTCAGAACGACCAATCTAGTCTcttaattttcattttttatcaAACTTATCCTTGTACTAATATGGTGCTCCATGATGGCACGAGACTAATAAGAAAAGTCATTTTTGCCCAtagtttcttcctcctctcctcaaGTGCACTTGTCGATATTAAATCCAGACAGCTTGATTGATCCTCTTCGTGTACCATGCATGCAGACTTCAATCTCAACACTAGCTTCCATCGTTCCATGATCTGAAACGTCCGACATGCACGCAAGCGCATCTATCTAGGAGCTAGCTACTACCCTGTAGTATTATTATATATAATCCTTGCTCCCGATCCCAGAGATCAAGCAATTATATTTACTAAGTTCAGACCGGCAACCATCAAGAAGATCATGACATGGAGGGGAGTCCAAACGGTGACACAGCTGCAGCATCAATTTTAAGATGCAGAGCTGCCATTGCAATGTCTATGCACAACATGTCAGCAAAATCTGAAACCACCGAACAACAGGGGGAGGAGAGCGAGACACAACAGCACTGCAGGAGCTGATAGAAGTCGAGACCGTCATCGACGCCGAGAAGCACGCTGCCACTGGAGGCTGCTAAGAGGATCCTGCTGACGATGGTGTTGTTCACGGAGTTGCAGAAGAAACTGCAGCGGGAGTGGAGAAGTCGGCTGAGCCAGTGGCAGGAGGGAGGGTGACCGGCATGATGCGCTGGTACGTGAGAGTCCAGTCCATCAAGACGAGCAAGTGGAAATtgtggaggggaaggaggagcccAGGGCAAAAGGGACCTTTTACATTAGTCTCCTGCTAGTATGGAGTACCACATCTGAACAAGAACGAGTTTGATAAAaatgaaagttgagggattAAATTGATCAATTTGAAAGATGAAGGATGAACTTGGCTCAAGTCAAAGTCCTTTTGGCTTGCTGTTAGCCAACGAGAATTGCTATGGCAGAATCAAACGGTTCTTTCGCCAGGCTGGTGGTGCCACAAGATTTCGTGGCACGTTGACCATTCTATTGTTGCATCGGATGCTGGTGCCTTGGTGCGTGAATTTCTGATTCTTGCTTGGTCCGAATAGTTCGGCATTTGCTCGAAGCATGTTGCATCGGAGCTGCGAAATTTGCTCTGTTCGCAAGCAGAGTTCAACTCCCTGATTCGACCCTGTCTTTACTGTTTTCCTCATGATGGAATAGTTCGATGATATGTGGTGCTGGCAATCGGTGCCCGTCCTGTCCACCGCATCAtttgcaatcttctcaatttaaATCGTTAGCGACGGGGATTTGAAAAGTTCATGTGAAAGAAGCCTGAATCGGGAAGTGAATTTCCTGGGTTTCATACAGTGACACTACGGAGTGAGCTGGAACTGAAAAGGTAGTAAGCTCCAACTTCACTATCCTCCAACTCACCAGGCCTAAAGCATTCAACGAGAACGACAACACAGCAGGATCCGGCCCAACTGAACCAgaggcgtcctcctcctccggcgctgGACGACGCCACGTCGAGCGCCCAACCCCACCTCCTTGCTTACCTCCGCGACCGCACCAATGgcgtcgccgacggcttctCCCCACTTGCCCctcgcctcggcctccgcccgctcctcctccttccccaagCGCTCCCTCCGCTCCTCGTGCTTGCCCCCGCGCCGCGGGCCCAGCCTCCGGGCGGGCTCCGTCAAGGAGTGGCGCGAGTTCGAGGACGAGGCGGGCGCCGTGAAGGAGTGGCGGGAGTTCGAGGACGCCGTCAGGAGGAAGGACCTCTCCCGCGCGCTCCGCTTCCTGCAGTCCGTGGAGCccgcggctgctgcggcggcgggaaccGCCGCGACGCAGGTCGTCGCGGTGCCCGTGCCGCCGGGTCGGAACTGGGAGGTGCTCGACGCCTGCATCGACGCCGACGACATGCGCCTCGTCGGCCGGGCCTACCAGTTCCTCGTTGACCGTGGGGTACTCGCCAACTTCGGCAAGTACAAGAACATCGGTGAGTTGGGACTTGACGCAATTGCTAATTGCCTTCACAATTGGAACTTGGCGTTGAACTTAGTTCAGTTTCTAGTTGTTTGTGAAATAGAGCACTGAAATGGATGTGCAGGATTTGACAATTAGTGATTTGATTGGTGTACTGACTTGTATGGTTGAAGCCTTGAAGGAATAGCCAATCTGAATTTGGCTTATGGTTTATCAGTTAACGTTTACAGTGTTCTATAGATGCTGCCATCTCATTCAGACTGCCATTGCATTTCATATGCTGCAGTTCTAGAAGGACCAAGAGAAGTGACACCATCAGTTTTGAAGGAGATGACAGGGTTGGAAGGTGAGGATTGAGACAGTATCCCCTCTCTTCTACTGTATCATCTTTCACTCAAAGATTGCGTGCATTGGGTTAACAGTTACAACATGGCAGAATGTTCATATTTATACTCATACTGCAAACactccacccccccccccccccccccccccccccaaatttGGAAAACTCTACTGGCTGATACTTGTTTCACAGGAGCTTTAGCTCATCTATTGTGACTTATCATCATGATGGTATAGAAGTCTAAtctttttattcattaatttcTTCAGCTGAAAAGCTTGCACCAAAGAAATGGGGTCTATCAGGAAGCTCTCCATATGTTCTCATTGGATTTCTTGGAGGTGTATCTTTTCTGCTAACTCAAGGGATTGATCTACGGCCTAAATTGGGCGCTGTATTGGCGTTAGCAACAACTGATGCAATCTTCCTTGGTGGTACTTGTCTCGCGCAAATCTCATCTTTCTGGCCTCCATACAAGCGCCGAATACTTGTACATGAAGCAGGCCATCTTCTTACTGGTATGGCTAAACTTTTCCTGCCTTTTTGTTTTCCCATTTCTCCTAATTGGCATCCCTTatatggtactccctccgtcccaaattataggtcgttttggcttttttagattcctagactttattatgcacttagatataccctatgtctagatacataataatgtctatgcatctagaaaagccaaaacgacctataatttgggacggagggagtagtagtttTCACTTTACAAGTTTTCCAGTGTGTAATTTGTGATTTATCTGACTTCTGAGATTCTATTTTGGCAATGTTCCTTACTAAATTGAACTTATGTGTAGCCTATCTAATGGGTTGCCCGATACGAGGAGTCATTTTGGATCCATTTGTGGCATTGCGAATGGGCATTCAGGGCCAGGTACACCTATTGTTAATTTTAGTACTTGGCTATCTATCTGTTGTGCTTGATGTTTTCTGTCTATTATCCAGTGACACAGTGTAACTTCTGTCACTTCAAAACTCAACTGCACCTTTTCAGGGCTGGGCCTTAATATGAATTTTTGCAAGAGGCCTTTCCTGTTCTGCGAAATTTGTAATCTGCAGTGTGTTATGAAAGTTCTGACAACTAGTAATTTACCATTAACATTGTTCTTTTACTCTCTGTCTGTGTCACATTTGTATCTATCAGATGATTAAAAACAGAAGCAGCTATTATTGAAAATTGTGATATATAATGTTTTGTATCTTTTTCTGAATAAAGCTTGATATTATTCTTAAAAAAATGTGATGTTATGCTATGAGATTTGAGGTGACATTTTGGCATCTCTTGTATTTATATAGCTCGCCTTATTACTTGTAGTACATAATTAGTTTTTCTTGCTTTTGATTGTACACATGTTGTgcattcctttttcttctgaacTCAGCTATGCTGCCATTCCCTTTTGCCTTTGTCACCTACTCGCCTTATGCCCTTCATACAGTTCTCAAATGTTGTAATGCTCTCGTGGTGCTTCCATACCTCTGCAGGCAGGGACTCAGTTCTGGGATGAAAAGATGGAAAAAGAACTTGCTGACGGGCATCTATCAAGTACGGCATTTGACAGGTACATAAACTAATCGTATATTTGAATGTTGGTACTTGGAGTTCTTGGGCAGCATTTGACTTTTCCTACGGGAGTAAAATTGCAGGTACTCCATGATTCTGTTTGCCGGAATTGCTGCTGAAGCACTTGTTTATGGGGAGGCAGAAGGTGGAGAAAATGATGAGAATCTGTTCAGGAGTTTGTGTCTTCTACTGAACCCACCGCCTTCTGTTGCACAGGTTTGTATTACTCTGCTGTTATCTCTTACCTAGTTCTGAATGAACATATACGGCCAATTAATGTTTAGCACTTATCTATTGCTTATCAGATGGCGAACCGAGCTCGTTGGTCAGTCATGCAATCTTACAACCTTTTGAAGTGGCACAAGAAAGCGCATAGAGCAGTGGTCAAAGCTCTGGAAGATGGACACAGCCTCAGCGTCGTAATCAGAAGGATAGAAGAAACCATTGCCTCTGACAGATAATGCGACAAATTGATCGTGTGTTCCTGTTAACCAAGGTTTCCTCGTCAGATTACTCAAGATGCTGTTGCAATTTCGTTCCTTGATAGCCTCACAGGAAAGGTCGGTCCGCGTAGAAACAACACAGTGCTATTGAAAGCAAGGCGTACAACCCTCGAGGTGGGTTAAGGAGGCCAAAGCATCTGAGGGGCCAACGAGATCAACTGATACGCTGGAGATTTGAAGGAACCCACCCAAGCCCATTTTAACATGTGATTAGTATGTGGCAGATATAATAAATGTACATATGACATATTGATTCTTGATGAATGTATATGAATATAGGTAGGATTAGAAATTGGTGAACAACGAAGCGGAGAAACAACAGCAGCCAGGATTTTTCCTTCCAGATACAAACAGAGGGGTGCATTTGTCAAAGGAAGCCAACGGCACTCTGTTCTCTGGATTGTTGCAAACACATTTTATGATTGTGCAATCTGATAAAAACAATTAATGTACGTACAGTATCTGGCTGGTTGGCCATTCGTGTTATTGATGAGAATCCATGACATGTGCCATCTGCTTGCAGATTCCACCACAACTAATTGCTGATTCTCCAAATTATACAGCATATCTCGAAAGATCATGCATATCTACGCCACTACAATTAATTCTTTAATTATTCTCCAAATTATATAGCACATATCTCGAAGATAGATCATACGTTGCATATTCCCCGTTTAATTATCCGATGCATCTCTAAGCTTCATCTGCATCTATATCTCATGACCCAAGTATAGTTGAATGTGCATGTCCAATCTGATTATCTGACTAACGAAGTACAAACGCTAATCGAGCAAGGGTTAAAGGAACCAAGATCACCATGAGAGGTgccagtggtggtggtggtggcacggTGTACCGTGTACGCGACCGCCATCTTGCTCCTTGTGATCTTTGGATGCCTCGCACTGCGTGCAAACTATAAGTTCATACGTCTACAGAGCCTTCCTGTTCATGGCACCATGCTCGCTACCATCGCACTGCTGATGAACGCAGGACGTGTGTTCTCAGGTCGTCATCCTCTGAtcaaggaagacgaagagcCGAAGAGCTACGCGGGCACATCATCTCCTGGTGCTAGTGCGATCTCATCGTCAgatgagaggaagaagaagataacgATGTGCGCCTACACGGGGGTGCGGTGCGCGGACGGCGACACCTGCTAACTGCTGCCAGCTTGACCTGCCGGAGCCACGGTGCTGGTGCTCCAAGGCCGAGTGCCTGGTCACCTGCCTGGATTGCTACCCTGACAGCCCACCTGAGACGACGGCGGGAGGGCATCGTTCGTGGCATACGGTAGCCAATGCTACCTTAAACTAATTGTTAATAATAAGATCGTGGTCCTAATAAAATCTGTCAGAACGGCGGGTGGAGCGGGAATGATCGATAATACTGTACTGATGCGCGAAAAATGAGAAATGGAA
Proteins encoded in this window:
- the LOC117844532 gene encoding large ribosomal subunit protein uL15y; amino-acid sequence: MTTSLKKNRKKRGHVSAGHGRIGKHRKHPGGRGNAGGMHHHRILFDKYHPGYFGKVGMRYFHKLRNKFYCPSVNVERLWSMVPADKAAEAGGDKAPLVDVTQFGYFKVLGKGMLPPKPIVVKAKLISKVAEKKIKAAGGAVVLTA
- the LOC117844523 gene encoding uncharacterized protein; this translates as MASPTASPHLPLASASARSSSFPKRSLRSSCLPPRRGPSLRAGSVKEWREFEDEAGAVKEWREFEDAVRRKDLSRALRFLQSVEPAAAAAAGTAATQVVAVPVPPGRNWEVLDACIDADDMRLVGRAYQFLVDRGVLANFGKYKNIVLEGPREVTPSVLKEMTGLEAEKLAPKKWGLSGSSPYVLIGFLGGVSFLLTQGIDLRPKLGAVLALATTDAIFLGGTCLAQISSFWPPYKRRILVHEAGHLLTAYLMGCPIRGVILDPFVALRMGIQGQAGTQFWDEKMEKELADGHLSSTAFDRYSMILFAGIAAEALVYGEAEGGENDENLFRSLCLLLNPPPSVAQMANRARWSVMQSYNLLKWHKKAHRAVVKALEDGHSLSVVIRRIEETIASDR